The following are encoded together in the Saliniramus fredricksonii genome:
- a CDS encoding TRAP transporter substrate-binding protein has product MKRRTFLMGGAAAATATTLAAPAIASGHVKWDIASSFPAAAPGVGTNVTRYAELVKLMSDGRMELTVYGAGELVPPLEVEDAAQAGTVPVVHGPPYYAAGKEAALHWFTGVPFGMTSNEHFAWLKWGGGQELFDEIYAERNLKPFYSGNSNTQSGGWFKERLNSVEDLDGLNMRIAGLGADVMRKLGVNAVLMPAGEIFQALQSGAIDAAEWVGPMLDQAFGLQRITNLCYMPAYAEPGAAVAVVFNQDAFAELPDDLKAVCEAAAQAAALEMHAQFDYYNAQAARELEEAGVEFLRWPEDITTAQREAWSEVREELRAEHGNVARVLESYEPYLEAARAFSGMMTEPMLAARRG; this is encoded by the coding sequence ATGAAACGCAGAACGTTCCTGATGGGCGGCGCCGCCGCCGCCACGGCGACCACACTCGCCGCCCCGGCTATCGCCAGCGGCCATGTGAAGTGGGATATCGCCTCGTCCTTCCCGGCCGCCGCACCGGGCGTGGGCACCAACGTCACCCGCTATGCGGAGCTGGTCAAGCTGATGTCGGACGGGCGCATGGAGCTCACCGTCTACGGCGCCGGCGAACTCGTGCCGCCGCTTGAAGTCGAAGATGCCGCCCAGGCCGGTACCGTACCCGTCGTCCATGGCCCTCCCTACTATGCCGCCGGCAAGGAAGCCGCGCTGCACTGGTTCACCGGCGTGCCCTTCGGCATGACATCGAACGAACATTTCGCCTGGCTCAAATGGGGTGGCGGACAGGAGCTGTTCGACGAGATCTATGCCGAGCGCAATCTCAAGCCGTTCTATTCCGGCAATTCCAACACCCAGTCCGGCGGTTGGTTCAAGGAGCGCCTGAACAGCGTCGAAGATCTTGATGGTCTGAACATGCGCATTGCCGGCCTCGGTGCCGACGTGATGCGCAAGCTCGGCGTCAACGCCGTGCTCATGCCCGCCGGCGAGATCTTCCAGGCGCTGCAATCGGGTGCGATTGACGCAGCCGAATGGGTTGGCCCGATGCTCGACCAGGCCTTCGGCCTGCAGCGCATCACCAATCTGTGCTACATGCCAGCCTATGCCGAGCCGGGCGCTGCCGTCGCCGTCGTCTTCAACCAGGACGCCTTCGCTGAACTCCCGGACGATCTCAAGGCCGTCTGCGAGGCAGCGGCTCAGGCAGCAGCGCTCGAGATGCACGCGCAGTTCGATTACTACAACGCCCAGGCAGCCCGCGAGCTGGAAGAAGCCGGCGTCGAATTCCTGCGCTGGCCGGAGGATATCACCACCGCGCAGCGCGAAGCCTGGAGCGAAGTCCGCGAGGAACTGCGCGCCGAACATGGCAATGTCGCGCGGGTTCTGGAAAGCTACGAGCCTTATCTCGAAGCGGCTCGCGCCTTCAGCGGCATGATGACCGAGCCGATGCTGGCGGCCCGCCGCGGCTGA